The following are encoded in a window of bacterium genomic DNA:
- the csrA gene encoding carbon storage regulator CsrA — protein sequence MLILTRKQGESVAIGDDIKVTVVEIQGKQVKLGVKAPREISVHRQEVYEKIQEENIRAAQVSADDLAGLETTVESPAAESDERESERQAG from the coding sequence ATGCTGATCCTGACACGGAAACAGGGCGAATCGGTCGCCATCGGAGATGACATCAAGGTGACCGTGGTCGAGATACAGGGCAAGCAGGTCAAGTTGGGAGTGAAAGCCCCGCGCGAAATTTCGGTGCACCGCCAGGAAGTCTACGAGAAGATTCAGGAGGAGAACATCCGCGCCGCGCAGGTGAGCGCCGATGACCTGGCCGGCCTGGAGACCACGGTGGAGAGTCCCGCGGCCGAAAGCGACGAACGCGAATCGGAGCGCCAGGCCGGCTGA
- a CDS encoding ATP-binding domain-containing protein — VEGLPCRVRASRSFLADREVQGLLALLRLAAAAQDNLHFRGALRLAGLDPEGEYFARLAQNATEHGRPLLAELKAQIIREEPLSRHGEKAARFLELVDRCRRDLDRLPPATLLETLAAELLPQRQAQPAPLEHLLRVTERFGSGREFLRRVALQAEGDLERIAGRAAAEAVTLSTMHAAKGLEFPVVFVCGLEAGLVPLEREGCDPAEERRLLYVALTRAGRRLYLSSAARRMLHGRTLEAGWSPLVADIPADSLEAFAPLPPRRRPPDRQLDLL; from the coding sequence GGTGGAGGGCCTTCCCTGCCGGGTGCGCGCTTCGCGCTCGTTCCTGGCCGACCGCGAGGTGCAGGGGCTGCTGGCCCTGTTGCGCCTGGCTGCCGCGGCCCAGGACAACCTGCATTTCCGCGGCGCGCTGCGCCTGGCCGGCCTGGACCCGGAGGGCGAGTATTTCGCGCGCCTGGCGCAGAACGCAACCGAACATGGCCGGCCGCTGCTGGCGGAGCTCAAGGCCCAGATCATCCGCGAGGAGCCGCTGTCGCGCCACGGGGAGAAAGCCGCCCGGTTCCTGGAGCTGGTTGACCGCTGCCGCCGCGACCTCGACCGTCTGCCCCCAGCCACCCTGCTCGAAACCCTGGCCGCCGAGCTTCTGCCGCAACGTCAGGCGCAGCCCGCGCCGTTGGAGCACCTTCTGCGCGTGACTGAGCGTTTCGGCTCCGGGCGCGAGTTCCTGCGCCGGGTGGCGCTCCAGGCCGAGGGCGACCTGGAGCGCATAGCCGGTCGCGCCGCGGCCGAGGCGGTGACCCTGAGCACCATGCACGCGGCCAAGGGCCTGGAGTTCCCGGTGGTGTTCGTCTGCGGCCTGGAGGCGGGCCTCGTTCCGCTGGAGCGCGAGGGCTGCGACCCGGCCGAGGAGCGCCGCCTTCTGTACGTTGCCCTCACCCGCGCCGGACGCCGTCTGTACCTGTCCAGCGCGGCGCGTCGCATGCTGCACGGCCGCACGCTGGAGGCGGGCTGGTCGCCGCTCGTGGCCGACATTCCAGCCGACAGCCTGGAGGCTTTCGCGCCGCTGCCGCCGCGCCGCCGTCCGCCCGACCGCCAGCTCGACCTGTTATGA
- a CDS encoding zinc-ribbon domain-containing protein, with translation MIIICHKCDSRFKVRDDMLTGGPKKARCKNCGAQMLISLPDSGVVPPEGLLTSAIGPEPASPAVAPAADTPQPAAPAASSPGAQETPAAEGQADAAEASSTIENSTENAMAKLEKRRREMEDEIAGRLHKAALETLEFQDLEYLGNKLKAIESNPEAALEEDIQLFACIKCKSVFALYADDPRQCPNCPADSVLVRGQDILRQFGMFNR, from the coding sequence ATGATAATCATCTGCCACAAGTGTGACTCCAGGTTCAAGGTCCGCGACGACATGTTGACGGGCGGCCCGAAAAAGGCCCGTTGCAAGAACTGCGGTGCGCAAATGCTGATCAGCCTGCCCGATTCGGGAGTCGTGCCCCCGGAGGGCCTGCTCACCAGCGCGATCGGCCCCGAGCCGGCGTCTCCGGCCGTGGCCCCCGCGGCTGACACCCCCCAGCCGGCCGCTCCCGCAGCAAGCAGCCCCGGCGCGCAGGAGACACCGGCCGCCGAGGGCCAGGCAGACGCCGCCGAGGCCTCTTCCACCATCGAGAACAGCACCGAAAACGCGATGGCCAAGCTCGAAAAGCGCCGCCGCGAGATGGAGGACGAGATCGCCGGGAGGCTGCACAAGGCCGCCCTGGAGACCCTGGAATTCCAGGACCTCGAGTACCTGGGGAACAAGCTAAAAGCCATCGAGTCCAACCCCGAGGCGGCGCTGGAGGAGGATATCCAGCTCTTCGCCTGCATCAAGTGCAAATCGGTGTTCGCCCTGTACGCGGATGACCCGCGCCAGTGCCCGAACTGTCCGGCCGACTCGGTCCTGGTCCGCGGCCAGGATATCCTGCGCCAGTTCGGGATGTTCAACCGCTGA